The Desulfovibrio sp. Fe33 genome includes a window with the following:
- a CDS encoding molybdopterin-containing oxidoreductase family protein: protein MGKEFVKSICGMCSVRCPIEVEVIDGKAEYIQGNPDAPGIMGALCPRGAAGTALTYDEDRPQYPMVRTGKRGEGKWKRVSWDEALDYVADELTRIQEIYGKNSVLFSDRGGPFRDFYRAFLRGIGTANYNNHDSACARNVQNAALSVFGFGRKGVSYDLKNAKHVILQQRNIFEAINVAEVNNLLNAMGKGCKLSVIDIRANVPATKADNFFMIRPGTDYAFNLAVINVIINNELYDKQFVADWVEDFDKLAEFVKPYTAEWAEAETGIPAADLIDFCNQLAEAAPSVLWHPGWMTARYTDSFYMTRTIYIINALLGAIGAKGGLPFMNKPGDVGAKGLKSFMEIYPKPEGKRADGVGWMDGRKHFDQGPGLVHLAYEAAATEDPYPIKAYIAQRHDPLMAFPDKDEVKAMWDDIELLVSVTFSWSDTAWNADVVLPISPYLERDEILMTKNGPKPAFQVRKRAMEPVYDTKAIWEIYAGLAKRMGLKELDYTDIEDIWKFQLEGTGVTIEDFEKTGIVSLAAEPLYKPVKEGSFKTPSGKVQIIDAKLEADGFPSLKPYEAPERPPADKFRITFGRCALHTQGHTVNNSLLFEQMPENVLWINTKRAEELGIAQDEYVNVSSNGYTGRIKAFVTDFVHPEAVFMIHGFGHDLPCESRAKGMGAADNMLMPKGIKKWDRCGGAVAMQEHFVSVSKA, encoded by the coding sequence ATGGGTAAGGAATTTGTAAAGAGCATTTGCGGAATGTGCTCGGTACGGTGTCCCATCGAAGTCGAGGTGATCGACGGGAAGGCCGAGTACATCCAGGGCAATCCCGATGCCCCCGGCATCATGGGAGCCCTGTGTCCGCGCGGCGCCGCCGGGACTGCTCTGACCTACGACGAGGACCGTCCGCAATACCCCATGGTTCGCACGGGCAAGCGCGGTGAAGGCAAATGGAAACGCGTGTCCTGGGACGAAGCCCTGGACTATGTGGCCGACGAGCTGACCCGCATCCAGGAAATCTACGGCAAGAATTCCGTTCTCTTTTCCGATCGCGGCGGCCCCTTCCGCGACTTCTACCGGGCCTTTCTGCGTGGCATAGGCACGGCCAACTACAATAACCATGACTCGGCCTGCGCCCGCAACGTGCAGAACGCGGCCCTGTCCGTATTCGGCTTCGGCCGCAAGGGCGTTTCCTACGATCTCAAGAACGCCAAGCATGTGATACTCCAGCAGCGCAACATCTTCGAAGCCATCAACGTGGCCGAAGTCAACAACCTGCTCAACGCCATGGGCAAGGGCTGCAAGCTGTCGGTCATCGACATCCGCGCCAACGTCCCCGCCACCAAGGCCGACAACTTCTTCATGATCCGGCCCGGCACCGACTACGCTTTCAACCTGGCCGTCATCAACGTCATCATTAATAATGAATTGTACGACAAGCAGTTCGTCGCCGACTGGGTCGAGGATTTCGACAAGCTCGCCGAATTCGTCAAGCCGTACACCGCCGAATGGGCCGAGGCCGAAACCGGCATCCCCGCGGCCGATCTGATCGACTTCTGCAACCAACTGGCCGAGGCCGCTCCGAGCGTCCTCTGGCATCCGGGCTGGATGACTGCGCGCTACACCGACTCATTCTACATGACCCGGACCATATACATCATCAACGCCCTGCTCGGCGCGATCGGCGCCAAGGGCGGCCTGCCGTTCATGAACAAGCCCGGAGACGTGGGCGCCAAGGGGCTGAAGAGCTTCATGGAGATCTATCCCAAGCCCGAAGGCAAACGCGCCGACGGCGTGGGCTGGATGGACGGCCGCAAGCACTTCGACCAGGGCCCCGGCCTGGTCCACCTGGCCTACGAGGCCGCAGCGACCGAGGACCCCTACCCCATCAAGGCTTACATCGCCCAGCGCCATGACCCGCTCATGGCCTTCCCCGACAAGGACGAGGTCAAAGCCATGTGGGACGACATCGAACTGCTGGTCTCCGTCACCTTCTCCTGGTCCGACACCGCCTGGAACGCCGACGTGGTCCTGCCCATCTCCCCCTATCTGGAACGGGACGAGATTCTCATGACCAAGAACGGCCCCAAGCCCGCCTTCCAGGTCCGCAAACGCGCCATGGAGCCGGTTTACGACACCAAGGCCATCTGGGAAATCTACGCGGGACTGGCCAAGCGCATGGGTCTCAAGGAGCTCGACTACACCGACATCGAGGACATCTGGAAATTCCAGCTCGAAGGCACCGGCGTGACCATCGAGGACTTCGAGAAAACCGGCATCGTCTCCCTGGCCGCCGAACCTCTGTACAAGCCGGTCAAGGAAGGTTCCTTCAAGACCCCGTCCGGCAAGGTCCAGATCATCGACGCCAAGCTCGAAGCCGACGGCTTCCCGTCGCTCAAGCCCTATGAGGCTCCGGAGCGGCCGCCGGCGGACAAGTTCCGCATCACCTTCGGCCGTTGCGCCCTGCATACCCAGGGCCACACCGTGAACAACTCGCTGCTCTTCGAGCAGATGCCCGAGAACGTTTTGTGGATCAACACCAAACGCGCCGAAGAACTCGGCATCGCGCAGGACGAGTACGTCAACGTGTCCAGCAACGGCTACACGGGCAGGATCAAGGCGTTCGTCACGGACTTCGTCCATCCCGAGGCCGTATTCATGATCCATGGTTTCGGCCACGACCTGCCGTGCGAATCCCGCGCCAAAGGCATGGGAGCCGCCGACAACATGCTGATGCCCAAGGGCATCAAGAAGTGGGACCGCTGCGGCGGAGCCGTCGCCATGCAGGAACACTTCGTATCCGTCTCCAAGGCATAA
- a CDS encoding 4Fe-4S dicluster domain-containing protein → MAGYRIKFDKKRCIACNACLVHCKVKNKVPAGISLNRLEVEGPIADEDGKPSAKLKYLNCRHCKKPECVSACPTGAMYKRADGLVLVDMDKCDGCKACIDACPWTVPVFNDATGKIMKCDFCVDRVDAGGTPACVVGCTANALTFVRPE, encoded by the coding sequence ATGGCTGGTTACAGAATCAAATTCGACAAAAAGCGGTGCATTGCGTGCAACGCCTGTCTGGTTCACTGCAAGGTGAAAAACAAGGTGCCCGCTGGGATTTCCCTCAATCGGCTCGAAGTCGAGGGACCCATCGCCGACGAGGATGGTAAACCTTCGGCTAAGCTGAAGTACCTGAACTGTCGTCACTGTAAGAAGCCCGAATGCGTGTCCGCATGTCCCACCGGGGCCATGTACAAGCGCGCGGATGGGTTGGTTTTGGTCGATATGGACAAGTGCGACGGCTGCAAGGCCTGCATCGACGCCTGTCCGTGGACCGTGCCGGTGTTCAACGACGCCACCGGCAAGATTATGAAATGTGATTTCTGCGTGGACAGGGTGGATGCCGGTGGCACACCTGCCTGCGTTGTCGGCTGCACGGCGAATGCCCTGACCTTCGTGCGGCCGGAATAG
- a CDS encoding sulfite exporter TauE/SafE family protein, whose amino-acid sequence MLRSKKTFLMLALVAAVCFMAEPALADRLADAIAEAKPTGEPGYLGIPGGPQLNILIGLLWAIWVGWIFSTVGAFGGIMAGVGHITIYGLGDYASSFGKGAKLNKVVTDSIRVSNQWLVGCSAALSSFNYWKAGRLVLPLGIALAIGSVSGSWLVPWLTAGKISLKAYIGYFGLFVLFLGCYLFYETTPKGQEKKKAAKKAAEAFQKSVKDQQAGGTVDMAEMGVKVQKFTATSCEFTFFGVEFSFNPLIPVIGGFFISALASFLGVGGGFLLVPFLTSVAGLPMYLVAGTSAMAVFVGMANSIASYMLLRSTPVEWTLIGAELVGIVIGSIIGPKTSKYIPDIWLKRLFIILALYVGLKYTLRGFFGIALPI is encoded by the coding sequence GTGTTACGTTCCAAAAAAACTTTCCTGATGCTGGCCCTGGTGGCCGCCGTGTGCTTCATGGCGGAACCCGCCCTGGCCGACCGCCTGGCCGACGCGATCGCCGAGGCCAAACCCACCGGTGAGCCCGGCTATCTCGGCATCCCCGGCGGTCCGCAACTGAACATCCTCATCGGCCTCCTGTGGGCGATCTGGGTAGGCTGGATCTTCTCCACCGTCGGCGCGTTCGGCGGCATCATGGCCGGTGTCGGTCATATCACCATCTACGGCCTCGGTGACTACGCCAGCTCCTTCGGCAAGGGCGCCAAGCTGAACAAGGTCGTCACCGACTCCATCCGCGTGTCCAACCAGTGGCTGGTCGGCTGCTCCGCCGCCCTGTCCTCCTTCAACTACTGGAAGGCCGGCCGCCTGGTGCTGCCGCTGGGCATCGCCCTGGCCATCGGCTCCGTTTCCGGTTCCTGGCTGGTGCCCTGGCTGACCGCCGGCAAGATCAGCCTGAAGGCCTACATCGGCTACTTCGGTCTGTTCGTCCTCTTCCTGGGCTGCTACCTCTTCTACGAAACCACCCCGAAGGGTCAGGAGAAGAAGAAGGCCGCCAAGAAGGCCGCCGAGGCTTTCCAGAAGTCCGTCAAGGATCAGCAGGCCGGCGGCACCGTCGACATGGCTGAGATGGGCGTCAAGGTCCAGAAGTTCACCGCCACTTCCTGCGAATTCACCTTCTTCGGCGTTGAATTCAGCTTCAATCCCCTGATCCCGGTTATCGGCGGTTTCTTCATCTCCGCCCTGGCTTCCTTCCTGGGCGTCGGCGGCGGCTTCCTGCTGGTGCCGTTCCTGACCTCCGTGGCCGGTCTGCCCATGTACCTGGTCGCCGGTACCTCCGCCATGGCCGTCTTCGTCGGTATGGCCAACTCCATCGCCTCCTACATGCTCCTGCGGTCCACTCCGGTTGAATGGACCCTGATCGGCGCCGAGTTGGTGGGTATCGTCATCGGTTCCATCATCGGACCCAAGACCTCCAAGTACATCCCGGACATCTGGCTGAAGCGCCTCTTCATCATCCTGGCGCTGTACGTCGGTTTGAAGTACACCCTCAGGGGCTTCTTCGGCATCGCGCTGCCCATCTAG
- a CDS encoding PH domain-containing protein, whose product MASTFHIPMSKTVLALFLLIMTSVAAVVAWSFNSGLTWTAICLIAVAGPLSLFYWYMLYITPKRASITVADEGILLAAPPFASAVIPWASVERVFPVDLKNDEAFKVGKTRKYMTFGGYKSGVVEVKDGKEAVIVSNRNDVLCIKTAERFYLLGPSDLSGFTEAVEKAAP is encoded by the coding sequence ATGGCATCCACCTTTCACATCCCCATGAGCAAGACCGTGCTTGCCCTCTTTCTGCTTATCATGACCAGCGTGGCCGCGGTCGTGGCCTGGAGCTTCAACTCCGGCCTGACCTGGACGGCCATCTGCCTGATCGCCGTGGCCGGGCCGCTGTCGCTTTTCTATTGGTACATGCTCTACATCACGCCCAAACGGGCGAGCATCACCGTGGCCGACGAGGGCATTCTCCTGGCTGCCCCGCCGTTCGCCTCGGCGGTCATCCCCTGGGCCTCGGTGGAACGGGTCTTTCCCGTCGACCTGAAGAACGACGAGGCGTTCAAAGTCGGCAAGACCCGCAAGTACATGACCTTCGGCGGCTACAAGTCCGGCGTCGTCGAAGTGAAGGACGGCAAGGAGGCGGTCATCGTCTCCAACCGCAACGACGTGCTCTGCATCAAAACCGCCGAACGGTTCTACCTGCTCGGCCCCTCGGACCTGTCCGGCTTCACCGAAGCCGTGGAAAAAGCAGCCCCATAG
- a CDS encoding phosphate/phosphite/phosphonate ABC transporter substrate-binding protein, whose amino-acid sequence MKTCVTLMALLILAALHGGCSDEKPVEVNLSKREDLVAPRLVDAITYAYLPQYSHTISYQRHRQLLEYLRETTGLPLRQIFPDTFEEHVKMVERGEIDISYSNPFVYVRLAKAGAQAFARVIEPSGEPFFRGQIIARTDNAAVSTVEDCRDKRWIAVDPNSAGGYLFPLGLFYDNGIKIEDFETVDFAPGPGGKQEKVVLAVHAGVYDIGTIRKGTLDIVAGKIDLGAIRILAETQPYPGWVYAARKGLDPAVVEAVAKAMFALDRDIPGHKAILDAAGMKGIIPARDIDYDPVRELAEKLQLDR is encoded by the coding sequence ATGAAGACCTGTGTGACCCTGATGGCGCTGCTTATCCTGGCGGCGCTGCATGGCGGCTGCTCGGACGAGAAGCCGGTCGAGGTGAATCTGTCCAAGCGCGAGGACCTTGTGGCCCCGCGCTTGGTCGACGCCATTACCTATGCCTACCTGCCGCAATATTCCCACACCATCTCCTATCAGCGCCATCGCCAGTTGCTGGAATACCTGCGCGAGACCACCGGGCTGCCGCTCAGGCAGATCTTCCCGGACACCTTCGAAGAGCACGTCAAGATGGTCGAACGCGGGGAGATCGACATTTCCTATTCCAACCCGTTCGTCTACGTGCGTCTGGCCAAGGCCGGGGCGCAGGCTTTCGCCAGGGTCATCGAACCGTCGGGCGAGCCGTTTTTCCGGGGACAGATCATCGCCCGCACGGACAACGCTGCGGTCTCGACCGTCGAGGATTGCCGGGACAAGCGATGGATCGCCGTGGACCCCAATTCGGCGGGCGGATATCTCTTTCCGCTCGGACTTTTTTACGATAACGGCATCAAGATCGAAGATTTCGAGACCGTGGACTTCGCGCCCGGCCCCGGAGGCAAGCAGGAGAAGGTCGTCCTCGCCGTGCACGCGGGCGTGTATGACATCGGCACCATCCGCAAGGGCACCCTGGACATCGTCGCCGGGAAGATCGATCTCGGGGCCATCCGCATCCTGGCCGAAACCCAGCCGTATCCCGGTTGGGTCTATGCGGCCCGGAAGGGGCTCGATCCGGCGGTGGTTGAGGCCGTGGCCAAGGCCATGTTCGCCCTGGACCGCGACATTCCCGGGCATAAGGCCATCCTGGATGCCGCTGGCATGAAGGGCATCATTCCGGCCCGCGATATCGACTATGATCCGGTCAGGGAACTGGCCGAAAAACTCCAATTGGATCGGTAG
- a CDS encoding ATP-binding protein translates to MRIFPRLKFRTKLNLGMSAILVGMAVLLLPLVGTMSASSLVEESKKRGSALAEGLSVRAVDPMLARDFLRLKNMVDEQSTVEDVIYAFVQDKNGYVMVHTFQKGFPVDLINANKVEKGEPLNIQLLADGSRRIYDFAAPVLVSEGRLGTVRIGLSQARIQLAVQRQITLMAGLFAGALLLATSLGTVFARRVTARLHRLRSHAEEMLMGNLDTISGPSWGVHCWEKQNCNTPQCPAYGETKRRCWYIAGTMCPDCNNEGNFQCRLQSCRLCPVYRENAGDEIQDLAETFDVMALSLKSHIEELRGAERNLRDQQRLTRTILDVTPDRVSLVDATMRYRGCNKSFAESVGMSLAAIEGKTDFDLFPEAEAEERHMAARDILQSGRRLDTQVMVEAGGGEHWFHVVCVPVFNDEGRIDGLLRTDRDISDIKRYENQLIQAQKMESLGLLAGGVAHEINTPLGIILGYAQLLQEDVDEDSQIHQDLAIIEKQTQVCKKIVADLLGFSRQTQSAKREMCFNNSVMEAVSLVRHTLELDKVAILTQLDDRYPIIYGDPEKLKQVWINLLTNARDAMDGNGGTILIRTRLDTPGGIVSLWVADNGMGIAEDGLKKIFDPFYSTKAVDKGTGLGLSVSFGIIEDHGGDIQAISPVPEGFGFPPEAKGGAEGGGTVFEVNLPLDHQGLDGGEPEKE, encoded by the coding sequence ATGCGCATTTTCCCCAGGCTCAAGTTCCGCACCAAGCTTAATCTGGGCATGTCCGCCATTCTGGTGGGCATGGCCGTGCTGCTGTTGCCGCTGGTGGGCACCATGAGCGCCAGTTCCCTGGTGGAGGAGAGCAAGAAGCGCGGCTCGGCCCTGGCCGAGGGGCTGTCGGTGCGGGCCGTGGACCCCATGCTCGCCCGCGATTTTCTCCGGCTCAAGAACATGGTCGACGAACAGTCCACCGTGGAGGACGTGATCTACGCCTTCGTGCAGGACAAGAACGGCTATGTCATGGTCCACACCTTCCAGAAGGGATTTCCTGTTGATCTCATCAACGCCAACAAGGTGGAGAAGGGCGAGCCCCTGAATATCCAGCTCCTGGCCGACGGCTCCCGCCGCATTTATGATTTCGCGGCTCCGGTTCTCGTTTCCGAGGGGCGGTTGGGCACCGTGCGCATCGGGCTGTCCCAGGCGCGCATCCAGTTGGCCGTGCAGCGTCAGATCACCCTCATGGCCGGACTCTTCGCCGGGGCCCTGCTCCTGGCCACCTCCCTGGGCACGGTCTTCGCCCGTCGCGTCACCGCGCGGCTGCACCGGCTGCGCAGCCATGCCGAGGAAATGCTCATGGGTAACCTCGACACCATTTCCGGCCCTTCCTGGGGCGTTCATTGCTGGGAAAAGCAGAACTGCAACACCCCGCAGTGCCCGGCTTACGGCGAGACCAAGCGGCGGTGCTGGTACATCGCCGGGACCATGTGCCCGGACTGCAACAACGAGGGAAATTTCCAGTGCCGCCTCCAGTCCTGTCGCCTCTGTCCCGTGTATCGCGAGAACGCGGGGGACGAGATTCAGGATCTGGCCGAGACCTTCGACGTCATGGCGCTGTCGCTCAAGAGCCACATCGAGGAGCTGCGCGGGGCCGAGCGCAACCTGCGCGATCAGCAGCGGCTGACCAGGACCATCCTGGACGTGACCCCGGACCGAGTTTCCCTGGTGGACGCCACCATGCGCTACCGGGGGTGCAACAAGAGCTTCGCCGAGTCCGTGGGCATGTCCCTGGCGGCGATCGAGGGCAAGACCGATTTCGATCTTTTCCCTGAAGCCGAGGCCGAGGAACGCCACATGGCGGCCCGCGACATTCTTCAGTCCGGGCGGCGTCTGGACACCCAGGTCATGGTCGAGGCGGGGGGCGGCGAACACTGGTTTCATGTGGTCTGCGTCCCGGTCTTCAACGACGAGGGTCGTATAGACGGGCTGCTTCGGACCGACCGCGACATCTCCGACATCAAGCGGTATGAGAACCAGCTCATCCAGGCCCAGAAGATGGAGTCCCTGGGGCTGCTCGCGGGCGGCGTGGCCCACGAGATCAACACTCCGCTCGGCATCATTTTGGGATACGCCCAGTTGTTGCAGGAGGATGTGGACGAGGACAGCCAGATTCACCAGGACCTGGCCATCATCGAAAAGCAGACCCAGGTGTGCAAGAAGATCGTCGCCGACCTGCTCGGATTCTCCCGCCAGACACAATCCGCCAAGCGCGAAATGTGCTTCAACAACTCGGTCATGGAAGCGGTCTCACTGGTGCGGCATACCCTGGAGCTGGACAAGGTGGCGATCCTCACCCAACTCGACGACCGCTATCCGATCATCTACGGTGATCCCGAGAAGCTCAAGCAGGTCTGGATCAACCTCCTGACCAACGCCCGCGACGCCATGGACGGCAACGGCGGCACCATTCTCATCCGCACTCGTCTGGATACCCCGGGCGGCATCGTCTCCTTGTGGGTGGCCGACAACGGCATGGGCATCGCCGAGGATGGACTCAAGAAGATTTTCGATCCGTTTTACAGCACCAAGGCCGTGGATAAAGGCACAGGTCTTGGGCTGTCCGTCTCTTTCGGCATCATCGAGGACCATGGCGGCGACATCCAAGCCATCAGCCCGGTCCCCGAGGGCTTCGGATTTCCTCCGGAGGCCAAGGGCGGCGCCGAAGGCGGCGGAACGGTCTTTGAAGTGAACCTCCCGCTGGACCATCAGGGATTGGACGGCGGGGAGCCTGAAAAGGAGTAG
- a CDS encoding response regulator encodes MANILVLDDISDAGMLVKRILERKGHKVWNFTEEEDALKHSACNRIDLAILDIKLKKMTGVEALEELKKVNPDMKAIMLTGYPTLETARESLRLGAQEYCVKPINKEELEAKVAEVLGTGE; translated from the coding sequence ATGGCGAATATATTGGTACTCGACGATATTTCCGATGCCGGGATGCTGGTCAAGCGCATCCTGGAGCGGAAGGGCCACAAAGTCTGGAACTTCACCGAGGAGGAGGATGCCCTGAAACATTCGGCCTGCAACAGGATCGATCTGGCCATCCTCGACATCAAGCTCAAGAAGATGACTGGGGTGGAAGCCCTGGAGGAACTCAAGAAGGTCAACCCGGACATGAAGGCGATCATGCTCACCGGATACCCCACCTTGGAGACCGCCCGTGAGTCCCTGCGCCTCGGCGCGCAGGAATATTGCGTCAAGCCCATCAACAAGGAAGAACTGGAGGCCAAGGTGGCCGAGGTCCTCGGAACCGGGGAATAG
- a CDS encoding PEP/pyruvate-binding domain-containing protein: MYLKQLFRHWTYQVFAPGTLLRRKYEAFKSLLAHDAVALELIADLEEMFYGKRLADRQRAVWMTNRLSSAVATMAGQLVEMNPTRYMDLPEYFRKIDFYVRMALELEQPEVGPPYILSLEEAGALPKLAGGKASNLGRAKGLEGIPVPPGFVVTANAFNYFVDFNGLGEEIDKRLRQMVVGDRDLLARLTAEMQELILAAEVPEEIARGIRFGVSEIIEGDDLIAVRSSALAEDGEISFAGQYASELNVQPNDVLEAYKRVLAGKYCPRAVAYRISNGLTDSETAMAVLVIPMVDADTAGVLYSRDPDCRGREAMGVYGVRGLGHGLVDGSTSPDKAVLTRHADPRLDADCTPETGGLPSEDSLVRLGRLAMRLEEAFGKPQDIEWAEDVTGKLYILQTRPLQEEREEAQAAKDPLPLSARPIAEGLERASTGAGCGTVYFASTGERIAQIPEGAVVVTPSLKPSLLTFIGKMNGVISTTGSRASHFASVARESGVPVVVGDVKAKLEPGQLVTVDGTNGAIYDGCVEAIMTRARDGQQVSKRVVEQYARVVPLTVKLNLTDPQAEDFTPMGCKSLHDVVRFCHEKSVNEMFSVMDKKGRGMNSAKRLETSLPLVMYILDLGGGFFANAGEGKTISPQDIKCGPMWALWYGLSDERVRWPSRLTAMDWEEFDKVSGGIFSFDSKLLASYGLISEDYLHLMVRFGYHFSVVDAICGPEQGANYINFRFKGGGAGFDQRLLRLEFIRRVLDRYGFETSTRGDMIDAKCARLPENDIRRLLMRLGYLMAVTRLMDMRMETEEQVAAEVERFIKDAESRDG; this comes from the coding sequence ATGTATCTCAAACAGCTCTTCAGGCACTGGACCTATCAGGTATTTGCTCCCGGCACCCTGCTCAGGCGCAAATACGAGGCGTTCAAATCCCTTCTGGCTCACGACGCCGTGGCCCTGGAACTGATCGCCGACCTGGAGGAGATGTTCTACGGCAAGCGGCTGGCCGACCGGCAGCGCGCGGTCTGGATGACCAACCGGCTGTCTTCGGCCGTGGCCACCATGGCCGGGCAGTTGGTGGAAATGAATCCGACCCGGTACATGGATTTGCCCGAATATTTCCGCAAGATCGACTTCTACGTGCGCATGGCGCTGGAGCTTGAGCAACCCGAAGTCGGCCCGCCGTACATCCTGTCCCTGGAAGAGGCCGGGGCACTTCCGAAACTGGCCGGCGGCAAGGCCTCCAACCTGGGCCGAGCAAAGGGGTTGGAGGGCATTCCCGTGCCTCCCGGCTTCGTGGTCACGGCCAACGCCTTCAACTACTTCGTCGATTTCAACGGCCTGGGCGAGGAGATCGACAAGCGGCTGCGGCAGATGGTCGTGGGAGACCGTGATCTGCTGGCGCGGCTGACCGCCGAGATGCAGGAGCTCATCCTGGCCGCCGAGGTCCCGGAGGAAATCGCCCGGGGCATCCGCTTCGGCGTGTCCGAGATCATCGAGGGCGACGATCTCATAGCCGTGCGGTCCAGCGCCCTGGCCGAGGACGGCGAGATATCCTTCGCCGGGCAGTACGCCTCGGAACTGAACGTCCAGCCTAACGACGTGCTTGAGGCGTACAAGCGGGTCCTGGCGGGCAAGTATTGCCCACGCGCCGTGGCCTACCGCATCTCCAACGGGCTGACCGACAGCGAGACGGCCATGGCCGTGCTGGTCATTCCCATGGTGGACGCCGACACCGCAGGCGTGCTCTACAGCCGCGACCCGGATTGCCGGGGACGCGAGGCCATGGGCGTGTACGGCGTGCGCGGGCTGGGGCATGGGCTGGTGGACGGCTCCACCTCCCCGGACAAGGCCGTGCTCACCCGGCACGCGGACCCGCGCCTGGACGCGGACTGCACTCCGGAAACGGGCGGACTGCCCTCCGAGGATTCCCTGGTCCGTCTGGGCAGGTTGGCCATGCGCCTGGAAGAAGCCTTCGGCAAGCCCCAGGACATCGAGTGGGCCGAGGACGTCACCGGCAAGCTCTATATTTTGCAGACCCGTCCTTTGCAGGAGGAACGCGAGGAGGCCCAGGCCGCCAAGGACCCCCTGCCCTTGTCGGCCCGGCCCATCGCCGAAGGACTGGAGCGCGCCTCCACCGGCGCGGGCTGCGGAACCGTTTATTTCGCTTCCACGGGCGAGCGTATCGCCCAGATTCCCGAGGGGGCAGTGGTGGTCACGCCCAGCCTGAAACCCTCCCTCCTGACCTTCATCGGCAAGATGAACGGGGTCATATCGACCACGGGCAGCCGGGCCAGCCACTTTGCCTCCGTGGCCCGCGAATCCGGCGTGCCGGTGGTCGTGGGCGACGTCAAGGCCAAGCTCGAACCGGGTCAGCTCGTGACCGTGGACGGCACGAACGGCGCCATTTATGACGGCTGCGTCGAGGCCATCATGACCCGCGCCCGCGATGGACAGCAGGTCTCGAAGCGGGTGGTGGAGCAGTACGCCAGGGTCGTGCCTCTGACCGTCAAGCTCAACCTGACCGACCCTCAGGCGGAGGATTTTACGCCCATGGGCTGCAAGTCCCTGCACGACGTGGTCCGCTTTTGCCACGAGAAGTCCGTGAACGAGATGTTTTCGGTCATGGACAAGAAGGGGCGGGGCATGAACTCGGCCAAACGGCTGGAGACCAGCCTGCCGCTGGTCATGTACATTCTTGACCTGGGCGGCGGCTTCTTCGCCAATGCGGGCGAAGGCAAGACCATTTCACCACAGGATATCAAGTGCGGACCCATGTGGGCATTGTGGTACGGGCTTTCCGACGAGCGGGTGCGATGGCCCTCGCGCCTGACCGCCATGGACTGGGAAGAGTTCGACAAGGTCTCGGGCGGTATTTTCAGCTTTGATTCCAAGCTGTTGGCGAGCTACGGGCTTATTTCCGAAGACTATCTGCACCTGATGGTCCGCTTCGGCTACCATTTCTCCGTGGTGGACGCCATCTGCGGGCCGGAGCAGGGGGCCAACTACATCAATTTCCGCTTCAAGGGAGGCGGGGCCGGGTTCGATCAGCGGCTGCTCCGGCTGGAGTTCATCCGCCGCGTCCTGGACCGCTACGGGTTCGAGACCTCGACGCGCGGCGACATGATCGACGCCAAGTGCGCCCGGCTGCCGGAGAACGACATCAGGCGGCTGCTTATGCGCCTGGGCTATCTCATGGCCGTGACCCGGCTCATGGATATGCGCATGGAGACCGAGGAGCAGGTGGCCGCGGAGGTCGAACGGTTCATCAAGGATGCGGAGTCTCGCGATGGCTGA